In Marinibacterium anthonyi, the DNA window TGGACCCACGACCTTAAGAATTCGCTTAGCCGGCCCGCTTATTGCCTGGGCGCCTTGGCGTTGCGGCCGGCCATGACGACGCTGATCGTGTAGGCCGCTTCGGAACTGAGACCCGTCATGATCTGGGCCGCGGATTCAGGGCGCATCCTGGCAAGGAAACCGGCAGCGAATTCCGGCGCCATTTCCTCGAACAATGCTGCCGCTTCCTTGGGTTTCATCGTCTCGTAAACCACTGTCAGCCGTTCGATATCCTTCTCGACCGCGCCATCCGCCAGTGACAGCGTCTCGCGCAGGGCCGCCTCGGCATCCATCAGTTCCTGAAGCTTCTCACTGACAGCCTTGTCGGCAATTTCCACCGCATGGGCGCGCTCCTCGATCGCACGCTCACGGTCGGCCAGTCTTGCCTCGCGTTCCCTAAAAGCATCCAGCATTTGCTGAAAACCGGCACGGTCCGGCACGTCACCCGTCGGTTCGGCATGCCCGGACATGTTGGCCTGATCGTGCGAATCGGCTGTGCCCGCCTTGTCCTCACCGGCCCGCGCCAGCGCCGGTCCGGCCTCGATCGCCAGCCGCAGGATGCCGGACCCCAAAAGCAGCGTCGCGATCATCAGCAAAGAGCCGCCGCGCGACCGCAATATCCGGGGTTTGCGCAGCTTTCCCATCACGCGGCCCCCTTCCGTTCGGCCGAATGGCGCATGAACATCGGTTCCGCCGGACGCTCCGCCGGACGTTCGATCGGGGCCGGTTCCGCCACGTGGGGCGCGACGGGTTCCTCCGCCATTTCCTCTGCCATCGGTTCTTCGACAGGCTGCTTGGGCGAGTCGTTCAGATCGTGCATCGAGGCCATCATCAGCTCCAACCGCTGCGCAACGGCTTCCGCCCGATGGGTAAGGTCGGCCAAGGCCTCCGTCGATTCGCCCGAGACCGACTGCGCCTGGTTCAGCGCCTTGCTGAGATCATCGACCTGGGCCGACAACACCGCAACCGCGCCGCCCACCCCCTTTTCCAGATCGTTGAACCGGGTCAGCCGGCGCGCCAGGACAAAACAGTAAAATCCAGCGCCAAGTGCGCCCGCCACAAGCAGAATATCGGCAATCAATTCCACCTCGCCCTCCTAGTTCAGTACGAATTCCATGATGAGAAGGTCGCGCACCATGTCGCGACCCGTGACGATCTGAATGCGGCGCAGCATCTGTGCCCGCAGGCGCGTCAGCGCCATCGGATCGTCGATATCCGAGACCTCGAGCGCACGCAGATATCCGTTCAGGACATCGACGATACGCGGCAGCAGAACTTCGACATCGGCCTTGTAGGCCTTGCTGACCTCAAGTTCGGCCGAGAACCGCAGCAACAGGCGACGGCCACCGCCGGTAAAGGAAATCACCATTCCCGGCACGGCGATGAATTCGATGTCCTCGGTCGGGGTGACGTCCAGTTCCTCGTGGTTTTCGACCGCGTGCGTGACGGCCTTGGGCCCGAAGGGCAGCAAGCCGGCGCTCACGGCGAAATACCCGCCCGCCGCGCCGACGAGCGCCAGGACCAGGCCGATGATCAGCGGGCCCTTGCCCCCCTTGGCTGGTTCTTCCGTCGGTTCTGCGGCGGCGTCCGTCATCGGTCTTTCCTTGTTGATCTGGCGCTATTCATAGACCGGGAGGGACTAACCGATTGTTAAGCGAGATCGTTCAAACATGACCTCAATCCCGGCAGAACGCCGGGCAGGACGGAGGT includes these proteins:
- a CDS encoding hypothetical protein (putative conserved protein), which encodes MGKLRKPRILRSRGGSLLMIATLLLGSGILRLAIEAGPALARAGEDKAGTADSHDQANMSGHAEPTGDVPDRAGFQQMLDAFREREARLADRERAIEERAHAVEIADKAVSEKLQELMDAEAALRETLSLADGAVEKDIERLTVVYETMKPKEAAALFEEMAPEFAAGFLARMRPESAAQIMTGLSSEAAYTISVVMAGRNAKAPRQ
- the fliL gene encoding Flagellar FliL protein codes for the protein MTDAAAEPTEEPAKGGKGPLIIGLVLALVGAAGGYFAVSAGLLPFGPKAVTHAVENHEELDVTPTEDIEFIAVPGMVISFTGGGRRLLLRFSAELEVSKAYKADVEVLLPRIVDVLNGYLRALEVSDIDDPMALTRLRAQMLRRIQIVTGRDMVRDLLIMEFVLN